In one Geovibrio ferrireducens genomic region, the following are encoded:
- the metK gene encoding methionine adenosyltransferase, which produces MDQKKYVFTSESVTEGHPDKIADQISDAILDAMLTDDPMSRVACETMVTTGLVIVAGEVTTRTYVDIPGVVRETIKEIGYTRAKYGFDYETCGVISTIDKQSPDIAMGVDTGGAGDQGLMFGFACDETEELMPLPIMLAHKLTMQLSKVRKNEVLPYLRPDGKSQVTIEYDGYKPVRVDTVVISSQHSNEIKLKDLREDIIEKVIRPVIPADLLDEEHIKYHINPTGRFVIGGPMGDCGLTGRKIIVDTYGGAGRHGGGAFSGKDPSKVDRSAAYAARWVAKNIVAGGFAKRCEIQLAYAIGVAEPVSVNVNTFGTSSVPESEIERAVKEVFDLTPKGIMEALDLRKPIFRKTAAYGHFGRNEFSWEKTNKVDELKKIIG; this is translated from the coding sequence ATGGATCAAAAGAAATATGTGTTTACTTCCGAATCAGTCACGGAAGGACACCCTGATAAGATTGCAGACCAGATTTCCGATGCCATTCTTGATGCCATGCTCACTGACGACCCCATGAGCAGGGTCGCCTGCGAAACTATGGTGACGACAGGACTTGTTATAGTTGCCGGAGAGGTTACCACCAGAACCTATGTGGACATACCCGGCGTGGTGAGAGAAACAATAAAAGAAATAGGCTATACCAGAGCGAAATACGGCTTTGACTATGAAACCTGCGGAGTTATCTCAACCATAGACAAACAGTCACCCGATATTGCAATGGGCGTTGACACAGGCGGCGCAGGAGATCAGGGGCTTATGTTCGGTTTCGCGTGCGATGAAACCGAGGAGCTCATGCCTCTGCCCATCATGCTTGCCCACAAACTTACCATGCAGCTTTCGAAAGTGCGCAAAAACGAAGTTCTCCCCTACCTCAGACCGGACGGAAAATCTCAGGTTACAATAGAATACGACGGCTATAAACCTGTGAGAGTTGACACGGTTGTCATTTCCTCTCAGCACTCAAACGAGATAAAGCTGAAAGACCTGAGAGAGGATATAATAGAAAAAGTCATCAGGCCTGTTATCCCTGCGGATCTCCTTGATGAGGAACACATAAAATATCACATCAACCCAACCGGCAGGTTCGTTATAGGCGGCCCCATGGGCGACTGCGGTCTTACGGGAAGGAAAATCATTGTTGATACATACGGCGGTGCGGGAAGGCACGGCGGCGGTGCGTTCAGCGGTAAAGACCCGTCCAAGGTGGACAGAAGCGCGGCTTATGCTGCCAGATGGGTTGCAAAAAACATAGTTGCGGGCGGATTCGCCAAAAGATGCGAGATTCAGCTTGCATATGCAATCGGTGTTGCGGAGCCAGTTTCCGTGAATGTAAACACTTTCGGCACTTCATCAGTACCTGAATCCGAAATAGAAAGAGCAGTGAAAGAGGTCTTTGACCTCACCCCCAAAGGGATCATGGAAGCTCTTGATTTAAGAAAACCCATTTTCAGGAAGACTGCCGCTTACGGTCACTTCGGCAGAAACGAATTCTCCTGGGAAAAAACCAACAAAGTTGACGAACTTAAGAAAATCATAGGCTGA
- a CDS encoding YdcH family protein has protein sequence MLKSNTELIESIKNDSPEFRDLFNEHIRLEQDLEALLSLKYYPPEVEAKIKEIKKQKLVGKDKMERIATEYEKRFSSN, from the coding sequence ATGTTGAAAAGCAATACTGAACTTATTGAGAGCATTAAAAACGACAGCCCGGAGTTCAGAGATCTTTTTAATGAGCACATAAGACTGGAGCAGGATCTTGAGGCTCTGCTCAGTTTGAAATATTATCCGCCTGAAGTGGAAGCTAAGATAAAAGAGATCAAAAAGCAGAAGCTTGTCGGAAAGGACAAAATGGAGAGAATCGCCACCGAATATGAGAAGCGCTTCTCCTCAAACTAA
- the rimI gene encoding ribosomal protein S18-alanine N-acetyltransferase, which produces MIRDVLAGDIESVTEIERASFKKPWSKEDFEAEIDRHRSIFKLLEDEGEICGYFVVYTVLDESELANIAVSPKHRGKGCGRLLLAEAIKAAKKASVMFLEVAVDNFSAVGLYESFGFEKVGYIKDYYGQGSDAYIMKLSIIDEVRDVEKQY; this is translated from the coding sequence TTGATCAGAGACGTGCTTGCGGGTGATATTGAATCCGTAACAGAAATAGAAAGAGCATCATTTAAAAAACCGTGGTCAAAGGAAGACTTTGAGGCGGAAATAGACAGACATCGCAGTATCTTCAAGCTCCTTGAGGATGAAGGGGAAATCTGCGGTTATTTCGTTGTTTATACGGTTCTGGATGAATCAGAGCTGGCAAATATTGCCGTTTCACCGAAACACAGAGGCAAAGGCTGCGGAAGGCTGCTCCTCGCTGAGGCGATTAAGGCAGCAAAGAAAGCATCCGTTATGTTTCTTGAGGTTGCGGTGGATAATTTTTCTGCCGTAGGTTTGTATGAATCTTTCGGGTTTGAAAAAGTCGGCTATATAAAGGACTATTACGGTCAGGGCAGTGACGCGTACATTATGAAGCTCAGCATTATTGACGAGGTGAGAGATGTTGAAAAGCAATACTGA
- the tsaB gene encoding tRNA (adenosine(37)-N6)-threonylcarbamoyltransferase complex dimerization subunit type 1 TsaB: MNTLIVDTSGDMLFASLGTSGGAVLAETGVKMKSNINENLLKTVDFLLESSGTSLSEIENYYTITGPGSFTGIRIGVSTMLGLASSMGKKLQGISSLDAYALVCGEERIEVWAKLRLKSFVRKSYDFKNMVFSDYETIKLDDESSLAHIVNREQKSSFNLTHAVRNTHFVKFGCGYEPLYFRKSEAEINFDQRRACG, from the coding sequence ATGAACACATTAATAGTTGACACTTCCGGTGACATGCTTTTTGCCTCGCTAGGTACTTCCGGCGGGGCTGTTTTGGCTGAGACCGGAGTTAAGATGAAATCAAACATTAACGAGAATCTTCTTAAAACCGTTGACTTCCTTCTGGAATCTTCGGGAACTTCTCTCAGTGAAATTGAAAATTATTACACAATAACTGGACCCGGTTCTTTCACGGGCATAAGGATAGGCGTTTCGACTATGCTTGGGCTTGCTTCCTCAATGGGGAAAAAACTTCAGGGAATTTCATCACTCGATGCTTATGCTCTTGTCTGCGGAGAGGAGCGGATAGAGGTTTGGGCAAAGCTGAGATTAAAAAGTTTTGTCAGAAAGAGCTATGACTTCAAAAATATGGTATTTTCTGATTATGAGACCATTAAGCTGGATGATGAAAGCTCCCTTGCCCACATTGTAAACCGCGAACAGAAAAGCAGCTTTAACCTGACACATGCAGTCAGAAATACCCATTTTGTTAAATTCGGATGCGGCTATGAGCCTCTGTACTTCAGAAAATCCGAAGCGGAAATAAACTTTGATCAGAGACGTGCTTGCGGGTGA
- a CDS encoding MBL fold metallo-hydrolase — MKLDHIVVRPLFVNCFFLSDDEGRLIIFDPGGDADLIIDKIESENLTPVMIMNTHGHFDHIGAVSELKEKYNIPFYIHKDDEFLLGQSKSHAALFGAEPAPVPSADRYVKDGDVIEFGGGKITVLHTPGHTPGGVCYFIEPINAVITGDTLFCEGVGRSDFPYGDHNQLVEGIAYKLLTLADGVTVHPGHEEFSTVGWEKKNNPYLKRL, encoded by the coding sequence ATGAAGCTTGATCATATTGTGGTGAGACCTCTTTTTGTAAACTGCTTTTTCCTTTCAGATGATGAGGGCAGACTGATTATTTTCGATCCCGGCGGAGACGCGGATCTTATAATAGATAAAATCGAGAGCGAGAACCTTACTCCTGTGATGATTATGAACACCCACGGCCACTTTGACCATATAGGCGCAGTGAGCGAGCTTAAGGAAAAATACAACATTCCTTTTTATATACATAAGGATGACGAATTTCTCCTCGGCCAGTCAAAAAGCCACGCTGCTTTATTCGGCGCTGAACCTGCACCTGTTCCCTCAGCAGACAGATACGTGAAGGACGGCGATGTCATAGAGTTCGGCGGCGGCAAAATAACTGTGCTGCATACACCCGGACACACACCGGGCGGTGTATGCTACTTTATTGAGCCGATCAACGCTGTTATCACAGGAGACACTCTTTTCTGCGAAGGAGTAGGGCGCTCTGACTTCCCTTACGGAGATCACAATCAGCTTGTTGAAGGGATAGCATATAAACTGCTTACTCTGGCTGACGGCGTGACTGTTCATCCCGGTCACGAGGAATTCAGCACTGTCGGCTGGGAAAAAAAGAACAATCCGTACCTGAAAAGACTTTAA
- the dtd gene encoding D-aminoacyl-tRNA deacylase: MKLCIQRVSSAFVRVEGKTAAEIGKGLLILFGAEKGDQDEFISFLAKKACALRIFEDEKGKMSLSVKDIGGSVIVVSQFTLAADCRKGLRPDFGNAMEPGLAEKYYEKFAALCRDELGKDNVGTGVFRAEMEVGLVNDGPVTIILEKRI, from the coding sequence ATGAAGCTCTGCATACAGAGAGTCAGTTCCGCCTTTGTCCGTGTGGAGGGCAAAACGGCTGCGGAAATAGGGAAGGGGCTTCTGATTCTTTTCGGCGCAGAAAAGGGGGATCAGGATGAGTTTATCAGCTTTCTGGCAAAAAAAGCCTGCGCCCTGCGGATATTTGAAGATGAAAAAGGGAAGATGAGCCTTTCTGTTAAGGATATTGGCGGAAGTGTTATAGTGGTGAGTCAGTTTACTCTGGCGGCAGACTGCCGCAAGGGGCTGAGACCTGATTTCGGAAACGCCATGGAACCGGGACTTGCCGAGAAATATTATGAAAAATTTGCTGCTCTCTGCCGTGATGAACTCGGCAAAGATAATGTCGGGACAGGTGTTTTTCGTGCCGAGATGGAAGTGGGGCTTGTAAATGACGGTCCTGTGACTATAATTTTAGAGAAGAGAATATAG
- the murJ gene encoding murein biosynthesis integral membrane protein MurJ produces MSVFFKSVMKSSFGIFTSRIFGLIRDIAVAAFFGANAVTDAFFVAYAIPNLFRAFFAEGALTSAFIPFLSDNLAADKRKAFSYVTSMMVVLFVLVTSIVVLISLFPKQIIFLFMPGYHGSADIIATAGDMLRLVMPYLVFITLCGLFTGYLYLHNSYYVPYSSTALLNIAMIAGAYAGYKLGGNIMWLCYGVILGGALQLLYIFVYAVMKGFRFRWDGMHPDVRKTFRLLIPSLAGLGINQLYFTLGRIIASFLAAGSISYLYYADRIFQLPLGVFSIAVGAVSLTEISKANTAGNFAYRNTLIDKAFVAIFVIIMPATLGLVLLADEITALIYARNQFTGVDVYNTAQALVMFSVGMIFFSYVGLLAKVFFSEKDMRTPVKGAFLGLCVYAVSNLVLIKPFGHAGIALASGVSAAVNSFYLYSRLRDYRFNFRGNAVLLCKIIFACFVMGVCAVGLSAAGIHLLINITAAALLYFAALKITGVNIRKVLR; encoded by the coding sequence GTGTCGGTTTTCTTTAAAAGCGTGATGAAGTCATCCTTCGGGATATTTACCAGCCGCATCTTCGGACTTATCAGAGATATAGCCGTGGCGGCTTTTTTCGGCGCAAATGCCGTTACAGATGCCTTCTTTGTGGCGTATGCCATTCCTAATCTTTTCAGGGCTTTTTTTGCAGAAGGTGCGCTGACCTCGGCGTTTATTCCTTTCCTGAGTGACAACTTAGCCGCTGATAAAAGAAAAGCGTTTTCATACGTAACCAGTATGATGGTTGTTCTTTTCGTGCTGGTAACTTCAATTGTCGTGCTCATTTCCCTTTTTCCCAAGCAGATAATTTTCCTTTTTATGCCGGGTTATCACGGCTCTGCGGATATTATAGCCACAGCGGGTGATATGCTGCGTCTGGTTATGCCTTATCTTGTATTCATAACTCTTTGCGGGCTCTTTACAGGTTACCTTTACCTTCATAATTCATATTACGTGCCTTATTCATCCACAGCCCTTCTTAATATAGCGATGATAGCCGGAGCTTACGCCGGGTATAAGCTGGGCGGCAATATAATGTGGCTCTGTTACGGCGTTATTCTGGGCGGTGCTTTGCAGCTTCTGTATATATTTGTATATGCGGTGATGAAGGGCTTCCGTTTCAGGTGGGACGGAATGCATCCGGATGTGAGAAAAACCTTCCGTCTGCTTATCCCTTCCCTTGCCGGGCTGGGAATCAACCAGCTTTACTTTACACTGGGGAGAATTATTGCCTCTTTTCTGGCAGCAGGCAGTATTTCATATCTTTACTATGCCGACAGGATCTTTCAGCTACCCCTTGGAGTGTTTTCCATAGCTGTAGGGGCGGTTTCTCTCACAGAAATAAGCAAGGCTAATACGGCGGGCAACTTCGCCTACCGCAATACGCTCATAGACAAAGCCTTTGTTGCTATTTTCGTAATAATTATGCCCGCAACTCTGGGGCTGGTGCTTCTGGCGGATGAGATAACGGCGTTGATATACGCCCGCAATCAGTTTACGGGAGTGGATGTGTACAATACGGCTCAGGCGCTTGTGATGTTCAGTGTGGGGATGATCTTTTTCTCATATGTCGGGCTTCTGGCAAAAGTATTTTTCTCCGAGAAGGATATGCGCACACCTGTCAAGGGCGCTTTTCTTGGTCTTTGTGTTTATGCTGTGTCAAACCTGGTGCTTATAAAACCCTTCGGTCATGCCGGAATAGCTCTGGCATCAGGGGTTTCCGCTGCGGTCAATTCCTTTTACCTGTACTCCAGACTAAGAGATTACAGGTTTAATTTCAGAGGCAATGCGGTTCTTCTCTGCAAAATTATTTTTGCATGTTTTGTCATGGGTGTGTGCGCTGTGGGCTTATCAGCGGCGGGTATACATCTGCTGATTAATATCACTGCTGCCGCTCTGCTTTATTTTGCTGCACTGAAAATAACAGGCGTAAATATAAGAAAGGTACTCAGATGA
- a CDS encoding integration host factor subunit beta produces MTKSELIEIISAENTNLTKKQVEFIVNGVFSSIKDALRNDDKVEIRGFGSFKIREKNSKMGRNPKTGDKVDVPSKKVPYFKPGKEIKELLIKMN; encoded by the coding sequence ATGACAAAGTCTGAGCTTATCGAAATCATCTCTGCTGAGAACACTAACCTTACAAAAAAGCAGGTTGAATTTATCGTCAACGGCGTGTTTTCATCCATTAAAGATGCTCTGCGCAACGACGACAAGGTGGAAATAAGAGGCTTCGGAAGTTTCAAAATCAGAGAGAAGAATTCCAAAATGGGAAGAAACCCCAAAACCGGAGACAAAGTGGACGTGCCTTCCAAAAAGGTTCCCTACTTCAAACCCGGCAAGGAGATTAAAGAACTTCTCATCAAGATGAACTGA
- the fliS gene encoding flagellar export chaperone FliS produces the protein MTKPYQNYIRQEVEGATKGKLVLLLYDGAVKFMRIAVLAIEEGKIPEAHNNIMKAQNIIYELMSSLNMDAGEISQNLLRLYDFMIWSLIEANKSKDKTKVESAISIMTELREAWKGVVEQEERGGSSVEAAPKSINFAG, from the coding sequence GTGACAAAACCGTATCAAAATTATATCAGACAGGAAGTTGAGGGAGCCACTAAAGGAAAGCTGGTGCTTTTGCTGTATGACGGTGCAGTAAAGTTTATGCGTATTGCTGTTCTGGCGATAGAAGAGGGAAAAATTCCCGAAGCGCATAACAATATTATGAAAGCCCAGAATATCATTTATGAACTCATGTCCTCCCTCAATATGGACGCCGGAGAAATTTCCCAGAACCTTCTCAGGCTTTATGACTTCATGATCTGGTCACTTATCGAGGCCAACAAGAGCAAGGATAAAACCAAGGTGGAGTCTGCTATATCCATCATGACCGAGCTCAGGGAAGCATGGAAGGGTGTTGTTGAGCAGGAAGAAAGAGGCGGCTCATCAGTTGAGGCGGCTCCTAAATCAATAAATTTTGCAGGGTGA
- the fliD gene encoding flagellar filament capping protein FliD has protein sequence MGAIKMSGVISGMDTNAIVEQLVAQSQIPITNLQNKYDLKQLEKDVYQNISDRLSTMNSNLLTLRLESTYKTKTTESSNTAVLSAKATTEAAKGSYSVIVKQTAKNSSWVSSYTRQRLTTKGAGITGSTGMPSDYLEGKHTVTVTNEGSYYMAVNSFKPNEWGSFKKQSGMAIDSAVVSSDGTVQNALSGSLTFKMTDSEGTQNLSANVDVAAGYNINEAARDIETTLNDNINSAKGTAGVQYVAVRADYDKDADEWRMSVYTPSTITGVSVTPTDSGLGSTLGFDADGYDSTESVTTITSYFIGSNLTTLGQKLNSTSSGLISGVTLTGTGLTEGTFEITQDASLLVASESYSTVTGATGFYSTPSSALTQNLSAVGATTAANGYFTINDTRIYIDDYSKLTVNDLLAKINSSGAGVTASYDQAANNIVLTSNTSGSASITVGDTSDTSNMLSVLKLTANQGAVKSSGSSSGSISTTSALSSAGLSSTPSSGTFTINGVSIYVDVSTDSLNDVIKKVNVSGAGVTMVYDSVRDKITVTGTGTEQITFGSPNDTSSFLSSVNLSRNITTAQSLGSAGRNSIVEVNGVTYVRESNEVSDIIAGVTLDLRSASETPVTISISSDTTKATEALAGFIKTYNELMTVLNAPALDKDQKKYLTALTDEDKTSMSDDEIAEYQAKYEEYNTYSMIRKSSELRNLRQSLRTTLFTDIQGLSGSVSNLLQLGIDIAGDGDLTIEKLGLLVTDSTDYDEILAALQSNEKLQSMLTDNADDVYEFFSANKIIGNDDSKKEDDDGNPINESNDIKGWTRIYASLITRYTNYDGMIQKKIVSQGTLDNEMLKIAEQIERYQLRAEQQLERYWAQFTAMEKAIADAQALGNSLSSLTSSSS, from the coding sequence ATGGGCGCAATAAAGATGAGCGGTGTTATTTCAGGCATGGACACCAATGCGATAGTCGAACAGCTTGTCGCGCAGAGTCAGATTCCGATTACCAATCTCCAGAATAAATACGACCTCAAACAGCTTGAGAAGGATGTTTATCAGAATATAAGCGACAGGCTTAGCACTATGAACAGCAACCTTCTTACCCTAAGGCTTGAATCCACATATAAAACCAAAACCACTGAAAGCTCCAATACCGCAGTTCTTTCTGCTAAGGCCACAACCGAGGCGGCAAAGGGTTCTTATTCGGTTATTGTCAAACAGACTGCGAAAAACTCATCTTGGGTCAGCTCCTATACCAGACAGAGGCTGACCACAAAAGGTGCGGGGATTACAGGCTCTACAGGTATGCCGTCAGATTATCTCGAAGGCAAACATACGGTAACCGTCACTAACGAAGGCTCTTACTACATGGCTGTGAACAGCTTTAAACCTAATGAGTGGGGAAGTTTCAAGAAGCAAAGCGGAATGGCTATAGACTCCGCAGTTGTTTCATCAGACGGAACAGTACAGAATGCGCTTAGCGGTTCTCTGACTTTTAAGATGACAGACAGTGAGGGGACACAGAACCTTTCCGCTAATGTTGATGTGGCTGCCGGATATAATATCAATGAAGCTGCGAGAGATATTGAAACCACCCTTAATGATAATATAAATTCAGCAAAGGGAACTGCGGGTGTTCAGTATGTGGCTGTAAGGGCTGATTATGATAAGGATGCGGATGAGTGGCGCATGTCCGTCTATACTCCGTCAACTATTACCGGCGTCAGTGTAACCCCGACAGACAGCGGTTTGGGTTCGACATTGGGTTTTGATGCTGACGGTTATGACTCCACAGAATCGGTAACAACAATAACCTCATACTTCATAGGCTCCAACCTTACCACCCTCGGTCAGAAACTTAACAGCACATCAAGCGGCCTGATAAGCGGTGTAACTCTCACCGGTACAGGGCTTACGGAGGGCACTTTTGAAATAACTCAGGATGCTTCGCTTCTGGTGGCTTCCGAATCTTACTCCACTGTCACAGGGGCGACCGGGTTTTACTCAACCCCGTCTTCCGCGCTCACTCAGAACCTCTCTGCCGTTGGTGCGACTACTGCCGCAAACGGTTACTTCACCATAAACGATACACGTATTTATATTGACGACTATTCAAAACTCACGGTTAACGACCTTCTGGCTAAAATAAACTCATCCGGCGCCGGAGTGACCGCCTCATATGACCAGGCAGCAAATAATATTGTGCTTACAAGCAATACGTCAGGGTCAGCATCCATAACTGTGGGAGATACCTCAGACACCAGCAATATGCTGTCTGTTCTTAAACTTACAGCAAATCAGGGAGCAGTTAAATCCAGCGGCTCAAGCAGCGGCAGCATATCCACCACAAGTGCCCTCAGCTCCGCAGGTCTGTCCTCAACACCTTCAAGCGGTACTTTCACCATAAACGGAGTATCGATTTATGTTGATGTCTCCACGGATTCTCTGAATGACGTAATTAAAAAGGTTAATGTTTCCGGCGCAGGCGTGACTATGGTTTACGACAGTGTGAGAGATAAAATAACTGTGACCGGAACCGGAACAGAGCAGATAACCTTCGGTTCGCCAAACGATACCAGCAGTTTTCTTTCCTCTGTGAATCTCAGCCGGAATATAACAACTGCTCAATCACTCGGTTCAGCGGGCAGAAACTCTATAGTTGAGGTGAACGGTGTCACCTATGTTCGTGAGAGCAACGAGGTCAGCGATATTATCGCAGGTGTGACCCTTGACCTACGCTCTGCAAGTGAAACTCCGGTTACTATAAGCATTTCATCTGACACCACAAAAGCAACCGAGGCTTTGGCAGGTTTCATAAAAACATATAACGAACTTATGACAGTTCTCAATGCTCCTGCGCTGGATAAGGATCAGAAAAAATATCTTACCGCTCTCACTGATGAGGATAAGACGAGTATGTCTGATGATGAGATTGCAGAGTATCAGGCAAAATACGAAGAATACAATACATACAGCATGATCCGTAAAAGCTCTGAACTCAGAAATCTCAGACAGAGTTTGCGAACAACTCTCTTCACAGATATTCAGGGGCTGAGCGGTTCGGTATCAAACCTTTTGCAGCTTGGGATTGATATAGCAGGCGACGGGGATCTAACCATAGAAAAACTAGGCCTCCTTGTGACCGACTCCACTGATTACGATGAGATTCTTGCGGCTTTGCAGTCAAATGAAAAGCTCCAGTCGATGCTTACTGATAATGCGGATGATGTCTATGAATTTTTTTCTGCTAATAAAATCATCGGAAATGACGATAGTAAAAAAGAAGATGATGACGGCAATCCGATTAACGAGAGTAACGATATAAAAGGTTGGACAAGGATTTATGCTTCACTGATAACCCGTTATACAAATTATGACGGCATGATCCAGAAAAAAATTGTTTCCCAGGGAACTCTGGACAATGAAATGTTAAAGATTGCTGAGCAGATAGAAAGATACCAGCTGAGGGCAGAACAGCAGCTTGAAAGATACTGGGCACAGTTCACGGCGATGGAAAAAGCAATTGCCGATGCACAGGCTCTCGGAAACTCGCTCAGTTCGCTTACCAGCAGTTCATCATAA
- a CDS encoding HAD family hydrolase, producing MKKIIVYDCDGVLFDSSRAVKAYYDYVFEKFDLGMPDWDDPKTFELAMMSTNSEIISHFCKDEKKFNEIMEFATKLNFRMFLDKMIPAAGIFEALEKLKSDGHKMAVCTNRGVSIDPLLKHFKMYDYFDRLVCSFDVVRPKPHPEGLNKIAEHFASPKSNMLFLGDSEADYKAAKGANVPFISFGNSLHESTRIDNHMEVFEHIK from the coding sequence ATGAAAAAAATTATTGTGTATGACTGTGACGGCGTTCTTTTTGACAGCTCAAGGGCTGTAAAAGCCTATTATGACTATGTATTCGAGAAGTTCGATCTCGGCATGCCCGACTGGGACGATCCGAAAACCTTTGAACTGGCGATGATGAGCACCAACAGCGAGATAATCAGCCACTTCTGCAAGGATGAAAAGAAGTTTAACGAGATAATGGAGTTTGCCACCAAGCTCAACTTCCGCATGTTTCTGGATAAAATGATACCCGCAGCAGGAATTTTCGAAGCACTGGAAAAACTGAAATCAGACGGGCACAAAATGGCGGTATGTACTAACCGAGGCGTTTCCATAGATCCGCTTCTCAAGCACTTCAAAATGTATGACTACTTTGACAGACTGGTTTGCAGTTTTGATGTCGTACGCCCCAAACCCCATCCTGAGGGGCTGAACAAAATAGCAGAACACTTTGCCTCACCCAAGAGCAATATGCTTTTCCTTGGAGATTCCGAGGCCGATTACAAGGCGGCAAAAGGAGCTAATGTTCCGTTTATTTCATTCGGAAACAGTCTCCATGAAAGCACAAGGATAGACAACCACATGGAAGTTTTTGAACATATAAAGTAA